The Colias croceus chromosome 23, ilColCroc2.1 genome window below encodes:
- the LOC123702199 gene encoding uncharacterized protein LOC123702199: MLRKQILESNYKNVSSSNKSMEKFFMSMCDATCELPEHLQMRIQRQLFNIVMEAREQHLMQTPSYPSPGHATNYNMSPASSVNLPMRAVSPSSLRSNSATSDYLNSPVHYSLQSPPTESSTPMMPPNTNDSDLIRQFSQQNTDMSTDAHSSGHHVYSVQNPSPESNSLMTPQNTTDISTHEDIRSYLVNFELTKYNQ; this comes from the coding sequence ATGTTGAGAAAACAAATCCTGGAgagtaattataaaaatgtatcatcGAGCAACAAAAGCATGGAAAAGTTTTTCATGAGCATGTGTGATGCCACATGTGAGCTACCTGAGCATCTTCAAATGAGGATTCAGAGACAACTATTCAATATAGTAATGGAAGCTCGAGAGCAACATTTGATGCAAACACCAAGTTACCCGAGTCCAGGACATGCTACTAATTACAATATGTCGCCGGCCAGCTCTGTGAATTTGCCGATGCGTGCTGTTAGCCCTAGTTCATTGCGCTCGAACTCAGCAACCTCTGATTATTTAAATTCGCCTGTCCATTATTCATTACAAAGTCCACCGACGGAATCCAGTACTCCAATGATGCCACCAAACACTAATGATTCGGACTTGATTCGTCAGTTTTCACAACAAAACACAGATATGTCTACCGACGCACATTCTTCTGGACATCATGTTTATTCAGTACAAAATCCATCACCGGAATCTAATTCTTTAATGACACCGCAGAACACAACTGACATTTCTACTCATGAAGACATCCGTTCCTATCTTGTGAACTTTGAGTTGacaaaatataatcaataG
- the LOC123702196 gene encoding protein ALP1-like isoform X1, whose product MDPSSYLLLDLLDSSSEDDLDCDFDARIATCAKNRTMWIEDHIKYKEISGEFKIFDELSDGKFCDYFRESRSTFSELHDLIKEDIKKNDTHMRKSISSEERLAVCLRYLSTGESFRNIAFSYRIGESTVANIITEVCDALWKYLQPKVLSESTQETWKDIATDFKEMCQFDHCCGAIDGKHVTVKAPPNSGSDYFNYKKTFSIVLLAVADARRKFTIIDVGSKGRFSDGGIFSQSEFGKRLHNGQLRLPEEEPLTSGGLNMPYVFIGDEAFPLLPNLMRVYPKDMLSKSRRIFNYRLCRARRIVENAFGVLSSRWRVYKRPLEGKIDMVDKIIKATCVLHNYFIEKRIDRYFNVSTDRNLRQVANNQLTLLESTEMTYLNESFFIREEFCRYFNTVGAVSWQDTRIENRLNVR is encoded by the exons ATGGACCCGTCGAGTTACTTACTATTAGATCTACTAGATAGTTCATCAGAAGATGATTTGGATTGTGATTTTGACGCGCGTATTGCCACATGTGCCAAAAACAGAACGATGTGGATTGAAGATCACATAAAGTATAAGGAAATTTCCGgagagtttaaaatatttgatgaattATCTGACGGAAAATTTTGTGATTATTTCCGGGAGTCAAGATCAACCTTTTCCGAACTTCATGATCTAATTAAAGAAGATATTAAGAAAAATGATACCCACATGCGAAAAAGTATATCTTCTGAAGAACGACTTGCTGTGTGCTTAAG GTACTTGTCAACTGGAGAATCATTCAGGAATATAGCCTTCAGTTACAGAATTGGAGAATCTACTGTggctaatattataacagaAGTATGCGATGCTTTATGGAAGTACCTTCAGCCCAAAGTCTTATCAGAGTCAACGCAAGAAACATGGAAAGATATCGCAACCGACTTTAAAGAAATGTGTCAATTCGATCATTGTTGCGGCGCGATCGATGGGAAGCATGTGACTGTGAAGGCCCCACCTAATTCTGGAtctgattattttaattacaaaaaaactttttcaatAGTGCTACTCGCAGTAGCCGACGCAAGGcgaaaatttacaattatagATGTGGGATCCAAGGGACGATTCAGCGACGGTGGAATTTTTTCGCAAAGCGAATTTGGAAAAAGATTACATAATGGTCAATTACGATTGCCTGAAGAGGAGCCCTTGACTTCTGGCGGACTAAATATGCCTTACGTTTTTATTGGCGACGAAGCTTTTCCGCTGTTGCCGAATTTAATGCGCGTATATCCTAAAGATATGCTGTCAAAGAGTCGTAGAATTTTTAACTACAGACTTTGTAGAGCACGTAGGATTGTAGAAAACGCATTTGGTGTGCTATCATCTCGTTGGAGAGTATACAAGAGACCATTAGAAGGTAAGATTGATATGGTTGATAAAATCATTAAAGCAACTTGTGTCCTACATAACTACTTTATCGAAAAACGAATAGATAGGTATTTCAATGTTTCAACAGACAGGAACTTAAGACAAGTGGCAAACAATCAGTTAACGCTATTAGAGTCAACTGAAATGACGTATTTAAATGAAAGTTTCTTTATTAGAGAAGAATTTTGCAGATACTTTAATACAGTTGGAGCCGTCTCTTGGCAAGATACACGAATTGAAAACAGATTAAATgtaagataa
- the LOC123702263 gene encoding uncharacterized protein LOC123702263: MDKLKFEFMVKASEDIKTNIICVTKITDLEGRTFAIPDKLQPVRLHEAIAQTQIFQKVKATLQRRHEKRQVWVSMKPEMKMVYCDEDGNKQFMGYLLEEQTEPPSATSGISEESLSRIIEGFAEMKKDKPKPVNRLAEKFVIEKFNSKITNVSQWMNTFEAECARMEIEDSRKIEIFRLFIEDSCLDWYSSMLIKHTINSEWAVWKINFCDTFADRGWSPIRYAMLYKYRQGSLLEYALKKEKLLLEINKSIDKITLIDLIATGSPSFIADNIDRNSLKEIKDLFNSIRRLDNKVNIKSFDKKIGPLENKLKEKNVKPMISPCKICEKENKGIRYHPESQCWFKIKNNDRPKKDYIRSVNNSELETELNEINPKN, encoded by the coding sequence AtggataaattaaaatttgaattcaTGGTCAAGGCCAGTGaagatattaaaacaaatataatttgtgtaaCGAAAATAACGGATTTAGAGGGCAGAACCTTTGCCATCCCAGATAAATTACAACCTGTTAGACTGCATGAGGCTATAGCACAGAcccaaatatttcaaaaagtgAAGGCTACATTACAAAGACGACATGAGAAACGACAAGTATGGGTATCCATGAAACCGGAGATGAAGATGGTTTATTGTGATGAAGATggtaataaacaatttatggGATATTTACTGGAGGAGCAAACAGAACCACCATCTGCTACATCAGGAATTTCCGAAGAATCACTATCAAGGATCATTGAGGGCTTCGCTGAAATGAAAAAAGATAAACCAAAACCAGTTAACAGATTGGCAGAAAAAtttgttattgaaaaattCAATAGCAAAATAACTAATGTGTCTCAGTGGATGAATACTTTTGAAGCGGAATGTGCACGAATGGAAATAGAAGATAGcagaaaaattgaaatttttaggttatttaTAGAAGATTCTTGTTTAGACTGGTATAGTTCCATGCTTATAAAGCACACCATAAATTCAGAATGGGCAGTGTggaaaataaacttttgtGATACTTTTGCAGATAGGGGTTGGTCACCGATCAGGTATGCaatgttatataaatacaggCAGGGCTCGTTACTGGAATATGcgttaaaaaaagaaaaactactgttagaaataaataaatccataGATAAAATCACTCTAATTGATCTGATTGCCACTGGATCACCTAGTTTTATTGCGGATAATATTGATAGGAatagtttaaaagaaattaaagaccTATTTAATAGTATAAGAAGATTAGACAATAAGGTAAACATAAAATCATTTGATAAAAAGATAGGACCTCtggaaaataaactaaaagaGAAAAATGTAAAACCTATGATTAGTCCATGTAAAATTTGTGAAAAAGAGAATAAAGGCATACGTTACCACCCTGAATCCCAATGTTggttcaaaattaaaaataatgacagGCCAAAGAAAGATTATATAAGGAGCGTTAATAATTCAGAATTAGAGACcgaattaaatgaaattaaccCAAAAAACTGA
- the LOC123702197 gene encoding uncharacterized protein LOC123702197, which produces MATSTLEKNFSKKIFNTEFNIGFHFPRKDKCLKCTQYENNKSFDEEAKRKHLIDKEESAERFKAHQSIYNKDNSVLCTSFDLQKVLNTPHGENMMLYYSRKVAVYNLTFYESGTRNGFCYTWSENNGKRGANEISSILEKYIKNVDLRGTVKHLLLYCDSCPGQNKNKIVLTCLNEILKKCNTLLSIQINYLLPGHTYMPVDSMHSVIDKSLKGIIVWAPSQWSTIFTMSRKSPRPYEVEVLNYADFNKWDTVAEKYFKANLAGKISNLRTVTFKKSVANMALVKCSMNPDAQTEQIEVVKKINNPQLKRCYKAMLPICKKKYTDLNKLCSNNVIPITVYHTEYQNMNNDPKVQNCLAETDEEDDDVLA; this is translated from the coding sequence ATGGCAACGTCTACGCTGGAGAAAaacttttcaaaaaaaatattcaacacTGAATTTAATATTGGATTCCATTTCCCCCGCAAGGATAAGTGTCTGAAATGTACACAATATGAGAATAATAAGAGTTTTGATGAAGAAGCAAAACGGAAGCACTTAATTGACAAAGAAGAATCTGCTGAAAGGTTTAAAGCACATCAAAGTATTTACAATAAAGACAATAGTGTTTTATGCACATCATTTGACCTTCAAAAGGTGTTGAATACGCCCCACGGTGAAAACATGATGCTGTATTATTCGCGCAAAGTGgctgtatataatttaacattcTATGAATCAGGCACTAGAAACGGGTTCTGCTACACATGGTCAGAAAATAATGGAAAAAGGGGTGCCAATGAGATATCATCAATTTTGGAGAAGTACATCAAAAATGTGGATCTAAGGGGTACAGTGAAACATTTATTACTATATTGTGACTCATGTCCGgggcaaaataaaaataagatagtATTAACATgtttaaatgaaatacttaAGAAGTGTAACACTCTCCTatcaattcaaataaattatttgctcCCAGGGCATACCTATATGCCGGTTGACTCCATGCACTCCGTTATAGATAAAAGCTTAAAAGGCATTATAGTGTGGGCACCGTCGCAGTGGAGCACAATTTTTACTATGTCTAGGAAGTCACCAAGACCATATGAAGTAGAGGTCCTTAATTATGCAGATTTTAACAAATGGGACACAGTTgctgaaaaatatttcaaagctAATTTAGCCGGAAAAATTAGCAATTTAAGAAcagttacatttaaaaaatcggTGGCAAATATGGCTTTGGTGAAATGCTCCATGAATCCGGATGCGCAAACGGAACAAATCGAGGTAGtgaagaaaattaataaccCACAGCTTAAACGATGCTACAAAGCGATGCTGCCTATTTGCAAGAAGAAATACACGGATCTGAACAAATTGTGCTCCAATAATGTGATACCAATTACTGTGTATCATACggaatatcaaaatatgaataatgatCCCAAAGTTCAAAACTGCTTGGCTGAAACAGACGAGGAAGATGATGATGTATTGGCCTAA
- the LOC123702196 gene encoding uncharacterized protein LOC123702196 isoform X2, producing MDPSSYLLLDLLDSSSEDDLDCDFDARIATCAKNRTMWIEDHIKYKEISGEFKIFDELSDGKFCDYFRESRSTFSELHDLIKEDIKKNDTHMRKSISSEERLAVCLRLRIFIANERSSLLFSTG from the exons ATGGACCCGTCGAGTTACTTACTATTAGATCTACTAGATAGTTCATCAGAAGATGATTTGGATTGTGATTTTGACGCGCGTATTGCCACATGTGCCAAAAACAGAACGATGTGGATTGAAGATCACATAAAGTATAAGGAAATTTCCGgagagtttaaaatatttgatgaattATCTGACGGAAAATTTTGTGATTATTTCCGGGAGTCAAGATCAACCTTTTCCGAACTTCATGATCTAATTAAAGAAGATATTAAGAAAAATGATACCCACATGCGAAAAAGTATATCTTCTGAAGAACGACTTGCTGTGTGCTTAAG GCTGAGAATTTTCATTGCCAATGAGAGAAGCAGTTTGCTGTTCTCCACTGGTTGA